The DNA window CTGCGGCCCGCGAGCCAGGCCGCCAGAAACGCCGTCACCGTCCGCATCGACCGCACCGTCGGCGGACCCGAGACGTTCCAGCTGAAGGTCACCACCGACGGCGTCACGATCGTCGGCGCCGACCTGGACGGCGTATGGCACGCCACCCAGGTCCTCAAGCAGCTGCTGCCCGACGACGCCTGGCGCGCGGTCGGCCGCCGCGGCACCGCCTGGCGCGTCCCGGCCGGCGAGGTCGCCGACTCGCCGGCGCTGTGGTGGCGCGGCGGCATGCTCGACGTCAGCCGCCACTTCTTCCCGAAGCGGACGCTCCTGCGGTACGTCGACCTGCTCGCCATGCACCGCATGAACCACCTGCACCTGCATCTCACCGACGACCAGGGCTGGCGGATCGAGAGCCGGCTGCACCCCGAGGTCCACGAGCAGGGCAGCCACCGCCCGTACACCCAGGCCGGCCGCGACCGCTCCGCCGGACGGAACGACGGCACGCCACACGGCGGCTTCTACACCCTCGACGACCTGTCCGAGGTCACGACGTACGCTGCCGAGCGCGGCGTCACGATCGTGCCGGAGATCGACCTGCCCGGACACTCCTCCGCGCTGCTCGCGTCCCATCCGGAGTTCGGCATCGGCGACCACCAGGTGCTGACCGGCTGGGGCATCTCCTCCGGCGTACTGAAGCCGACGCCGCCAACCTTCGAGTTCGTCGCCGAGCTGGTGGGCGAGCTCGTCGAGGCGATCCCCACCGGGTACGTGCATCTGGGCGGGGACGAGTGCGTGATGAAGGACTGGGCGACCGACCCCGAGGTGACCGCGTACCTCGCCGAGGTCGGCCTCAGCCAACACGAGGAGCTGCACGGCCACTTCCTCCGAGCGCTGGGCGGCCGGCTGACCGAGCTCGGCACCCGGATGGTCGTCTGGGACGAGGCGTTCGTCACCGGCGGGCTGCTCGAGGACTCGATCGTGATGGCCTGGCGCGGCGACGGCGTCGCGCGGCGGGCCGCGGCGGCCGGGTACGACGTGGTGCGGGCGCCGGTGTTCCCGACGTACCTCAACTACGACCAGTCCGACAGCCCGGACGAGCCGCTGTCGCAGGGCGGGCCGATCCTGCTGTCGGAGGTGGCGGAGTGGGAGCCGCTGCCGTCGGAGTGGTCAGAGGCCGAACGGGCTCACGTTCTCGGTGGCCAGTTCCAGGCGTGGTCGGAGTACATCCCGAACGAGCGGCACCTCGACTACCTGATGTTCCCGCGGGCATCCGTGCTCGCCGACGTCGTGTGGCGCGGTGGACCGGCGGTCGACCTGCGCCTCGACGCACACCTGGGCCGGCTCGCAGCGGCGGGCGTGGAGTTCCGGCCGTTCGAGGGCAGCCACCCCTGGCAGCGCGGCGGAACGGGCGACCGGCGGCGGCAGACCGGTTCGACGATGGACGCCGAACGTGCCCACCACGAAGAGATCTCGGTCGTCGCCGACGTCGTGACGACGACGGGCGCGCATTAGTCGCAAACCCACCGGACCGGCCTCGTCGGCCCTTGGACTCGTTCAGTGGCCTGAGCTGCCCGAGGGCCGTCGCGGCCGGTCCGGTACTTCGTACTCCCACAACCCGGGAGGCGGGATGTTGTCCTCGCCGTCCTCGGCGGACGGCCGGCGGCGACCTAGGCTTGATCGGTACGCCGCCCGCCTGAAGGAGCCTCCCGTGCCTGGATCCCGCATCGTCGCCCTCGGCCACTATCAGCCCGCTCGCGTGCTCACCAACGAAGAGCTCGCGCAGATGGTCGAGACTTCCGACGAGTGGATCCAGAGTCGCGTCGGGATCAAGACGCGGCGCATCGCCGACGACGAGACGGTCGCGGACATGGCCGCCGCGGCGGCCGGCAAAGCGCTGGCGAACAGCGAGCTCTCCCCGTCCGACATCGACCTGGTCGTGGTCGCGACGTTGACCGCCGAGGACCGCTGCCCGAACGTCGCGGCGCGCGTCGCCGAGACGCTGGGCATCAAGGCGGTCGCGGCGTACGACCTCAACACCGCCTGCTCAGGCTTCGTGTACGCGCTCGCGACCGTCGACCACGCGATCCAGGCCGGCGTGGCGCGGAACGCGTTGGTGATCGGCGCCGAGCGGCTGTCCAAGTTCGTCGACTGGACCGACCGTTCGACCTGCGTCCTGCTCGGCGACGGCGCGGGCGCGGCGGTCGTGTCGGCGTCGGACGAGCCGGCGATCAGCCCCGTGCTGTGGGGATCGGTACCCGAGATGGGACACACGATCACGATCGACGGCGAGCCGCAGGTCTTCAAGCAGGAAGGCCAGGCGGTGTTCCGCTGGGCCACCACCGAGCTGCCGAAGCTGGCGCGCGCGGCGTGCGAGAAGGCGGGCATCTCGCCGTCGGAGCTGGCGGCTTTCGTTCCACACCAGGCCAACCTGCGGATCATCGAGCCGCTGGCGAAGAAGCTCGGCGCGGAGAACGCGATCGTCGCGCGAGACGTCGTGGACTCCGGCAACACCTCGGCGGCGAGCGTGCCGCTCGCGCTCGCGAAGCTGGTCGAACGCCGCGAGGTGCCGTCCGGAGCCCCCGTCCTGCTGCTCGGCTTCGGTGGCGGCGTGACCTACGCCGGCCTCGTCATCCGTTGTCCGTGACCGGCTGATACTCGTCGAGCTTGGCCGCGTGCGCGGCCTGCTCGGTGGCGCGGAGCCAGTGCGGGTACGTCACGTAGACGACCTCGGTCGCCTCGTGCTCGGCGTGATAGGTCAGCTCGGTCCCGGCATAGAGGTAGATGATCTCGCCCGGGCCGGCCGTGTAGTCGCCGTCCTTGGTGTGCACCGTGAAGCGGCCCTTGGTGACGATCAGCGCCTCGTCGTACGCCACGATCCACTCGTTGGACTCGCCCGCGCCGTGGTGGACGAAGCCGACGCTCATCTTGGCGTCCGACGTGTGGTCGAGCGCGTCGGCGAGCCGGAGGTCCTGGTCGCCGCGCCGGAACCAGGTCAGAGCCTTGTCGCTGCTGGTGAAGTGCTCCACTCGTGTCATGACCATCACCCTCTCGTAACTGGAGTAGTTTCCACTTATGCCTGAACGCGAGGGTAACCGGAAACCATTCCAGTTGACTGGGTCGGGTTCGCCCGAGCGGGCGGACGCCGCCCGGAACCGGGCGAAGATCCTGGCCGCGGCCGCGTCGGTCTACGCCGAGCGCGGCGTGGACGGGCTCGCGTTGGACCAGGTCGCGGCGGTCGCCGGGGTCGGTGTCGGAACGGTGTACCGGCGCTTCGCCGACCGAGGGCAGCTCGCCCAGGGACTGATGGACGCGCACGAGCAGGCGTTCCAGGCCTCGTTCATGACTGGTCCGCCGCCGCTTGGTCCCGGCGCTCCGGCAGGGGACCGGCTGCGAGCGTTCCTGCACGCGTTCGTCGACCGGCTGTCGACCCAGGCCGACCTGCTTGTGGTGGCGGAGACGGCCACGCCGACCGCCCGCTACGAGAGTGGGGCGTACCGCCTGCACCACGTCCACGTCGTCGCGCTGCTCGACGAGCTGCGCCCGGGCGCCGACACCCACTACCTCGCCGACGCGCTGCTGGCGCAGGTCGCGGCCGCCCAGTTCGTCCGCCAGCACCGCGACGAGGGCCTGTCCGTCGAGCGCATCAAGTCCGGCCTCGACGACCTCCTCACCGCCCTCACCCGAGTCCCGTGATCATGTGCGTGATCATGAAGGCGAACTGGTCGTATACGCCGGGTTTGCCTTCATGATCACGTACATGATCACCGGCTGGGGCGGGGTCAGAGGTTGGTCATCGCCTCGAGGTGGTCGGGGTAGCGGCCGCCCTGGACGTCCACCGCAGCGGCGACGCGGTCGATCTCGGCGAGGTCGTCGGCGGTGAGCTCGACGGCCGCGGCGCCGAGGTTCTCGTCGAGCCGTTCGAGCCGGCGGGTGCCGGGGATGGGAACGATCCACGGCTTCTGCGCGAGCACCCAAGCCAAGGCGAGCTGAGCGTTCGTGACGCCCAGCCGGGCGGCGATCGTGCCGAGGAGGTCGAGCAGGGCCTGGTTGGCCTTGCGTGCCTCCGGGGTGAAGCGCGGGATCCTCGTACGGATGTCGCCGTCGCTGAACGGTGTCGCATCACTCACCGTTCCGGTCAGGAAACCCTTGCCCAGCGGGCTGAACGGGACGAAGCCGATGCCCAGCTCCTCCAGCGTCGCGAGCACGTCGACCTCGGGGCGGCGCCACCAGATCGAGTACTCGCTCTGCACCGCGGTCACCGGCTGCACGGCGTGCGCGCGGCGGATCGTGGCGGCCGCCGCCTCGGACATGCCGAAGTGCCGGACCTTGCCTTGCTCGATGAGCCGCTTGACCGTACCCGCGACCTCCTCGATCGGAACGTCGGGGTCGACGCGGTGTTGATAGAGCAGGTCGATGGTGTCGACGCCGAGCCGGCGCAGCGAGCCCTCGACGGCCTGCTCGATGTGCTCGGGCCTGCTGTTGACCCCGTCCTGCTTACCGTCGGCGTACTGGAAGCCGAACTTGGTGGCGATCACGACCTCGTCGCGGACCGGGGCGAGCGCCTCGCCGACGAGCTCCTCGTTGCGGAACGGGCCGTACGCCTCGGCGGTGTCGAAGAACGTGACGCCGCGGTCGACGGCGGTCCGGAGGAACGAGATCATCTGCTGCCGGTCGCCCGGGTTCGGGCCGTAGCTCTGGCTGATGCCCATGCAGCCGAGGCCGATCGCGGAGACCTCGAGGCCGGAGCCGAGTGTGCGTGTGTCCATGCCCCCGATGGAAGCCGCCCGAGCCCAGAGCGGGCAAGGTCACGTCGTTCCAGGTCCTGACAGAACCCCCTTCGCGGCCCACGGCCGTCGTAGCGTGGAACCCATGGACAACAGGGCCGAGGTGCGGGAGTTCCTCTCGACCCGTCGCGCCCGGCTGACCCCGGAGCTCGCGGGCGTGCCGGTGTACGGCGCCGGCAAGCGCCGCGTCCCCGGGCTGCGCCGCGAGGAGGTCGCGCTGCTGGCGGGCGTGAGCGTCGACTACTACGCGCGGTTGGAGAAGGGCAACCTCGGCGGCGTCTCGGAGTCCGTTCTCGACGCGATCGCGCGGGCGCTGCAGCTCAACGAGGCGGAGCGCGAGCACCTGTACGACCTCGCCCGCGCCGCGCAGGCGCCGGCCAGCCGACCACGGCGGCGGGCCGCGCAGGTACGGCCGAGCATCCTGCGGATCCTCGACGCGCTGACCACCGCGGTGGCGGTCGTCCGCTCGCGGCGGCTCGACGTCCTCGCCGCGAACCGGCTCGGCCGCGCGATGTACTCGTCGATGTTCGACAACCCGGCGAACGGCGCCAACCTCGCCCGCTTCACGTTCCTCGACCCGCGCGCCACGGACTTCTTCCCGGACTGGGACCTGTCCGCGAACAACACGGTCGCGCTGCTGCGGACCGAGGCCGGGCGCGATCCGCACGACCGCGCGCTGACCGACCTGGTCCGCGAGCTCGTGACCAGGAGCGACGTGTTCCGCACGTTGTGGGCCGCGCACAACGTGCGGCTGCACCGGACCGGCATCAAGCAGTTCCACCACCCGGTCGTCGGCGACCTCGAGCTGTCCTTCGAAGCGCTCGCGCTGCCGGCCGATCCCGGGCTCACGCTGACGATCTACACGGCCGCCGCCGGCTCCCCGACCGAGGACGCCCTCAGCCTGCTCGGCAGCTGGTCCACGACCATCGACGAACCCGCGCAGCAGAGCCGCACCTGATCTCCGGCGGACGCGCCCTCGGTCGGGGGCACCCCTGTCCCATCGGCCGGCCCCTCCGCCAAGCGCCGCCAACGCCCGTGATCATGTACGTGATCATGAAGCCGAACTGGTCATATACGCCGGGTTTGCCTTCATGATCACGTACATGATCACGGGGCAGGTCACGGGGAGGTTGGGGTGAGGGGCACCCTGGTCCCCTAGGTTCGGACGTGGGTGCCCCCGACCCAGCCAGCACCGCCCAGCTCGGGATGATCACGCAGGGCTATCGGTGACGCTGCGTACCATTTCGTTCACTTTCGTATCGGTGCGTAACCTTCTGCCCCGGGCTGTCGTTCATTCCACCGAGGCCTTGCACCACCACAACTTCCCCACCACCGCCTAATCGGGTTGGCCCCACCCGAACGGGTTGGCACGTGAGGAGTGTCATGCGCGCCCCGCGCACCCGCTGTACCGATGTGCTTCGTCGTGCGCCGATCCTCGCGCTCGCGACCGCGGCGCTGGTCGTCTCCGTACACCAGCCCGCCCAGGCCGACGGAGCCAGCACCAACCGGCCAGGGACGCTGCTGAATTCCAGCGGCGTCCCGGCCGCAGACTCCCTCAGCACCGACCACCGCGAGGGCCGGATCGGCCCGACCGACGCCCAGCGCGCGCGGGTCACCGAGCTGGGCGCGACGGCCCGGTGGACCAAGTTCGGTACGGTCGCGACCCTCTCGCCAACGACGCCTGACAAGCCCCTCGCGCAGGGCCGCGAAGGGGACCCGGCAGCCGTCGCCCGCGGCTTCGTCGACGCCAACCGCGTCCTGTTCCGGCAGAACGCGCAGAGCGTCGACCAGCTCGAGGTCGTCACCAACGCCCCGCTCCCCGGCACCACGACCCCGGCCAGCGTCGTGGTGCTGAGAGAACGTTTCGGCGGCATCCCCGCCGGCGCGGGCGGTCTGATCACGATCGCCGTCGCCGGCAACCGGGTCGAGTACGCCAGCTCCTCCGCGTACGGCGCCGCGTCCACCCCCGCGAAGCCCACGCTGACCGCGATCACCGCCTGGCGCGCGGCCGCGAGGAGCCTCGGCCGGCAGCTCCCCGGCAACGCCGTGCGTCCGCTGCAGACGCCGACGGACCCGAGGCAGTGGGCCACGTTCACCGTCGCCGGTCTCGCGCAGGTCCAGCAGGTCCGGCTCACCGCGGTCGGCGTGCCCGGGCAGGGCGTGCGGCCGGCGTACGAGACGAACGTCGTCGACGTCCAGAACGGCACCGCGCTCGCCGCGACCTCGTTCGTGGACGCGGTCACCGGCGCCATCCTGGTCCGCGCCAACCGGGTCGACGCCCTGACCGGCAAGGTGCAGAAGGCACCGCCCAGCGGCTTCGACGCCCTGACCGGCAAGGTGCAGAAGGCACCGCCCAGCGGCTGCGACGCCACGCTGACCGGCTGCGGCGTGCGGCTGAGCTCCGGACCCGTCAACGCGATCTCGAGCATGCTCGCCGGCGGTCCGCAGGGCGACAACGGCCTGGGCGGTCTCGGCGGCAGCCAGGGCGAGAACGCGATCACGACCGAGGCCTGGAGCAGCCCACTGAGCGCGGCCGGCGCGAGCTCGCCGCCCTACGGGAGCCCCGCGCCGAGCCGGGAGTTCGCTGACGTCTGGCGTACCTCCGGCTGCGACGTCGCCAACCTCACGCCGGGTGGCAACGACATCGACGCCGCGGTCAAAGAGGTCTTCACCCGCCACAACGCGCTGCACGACTGGACGTACGACCTGGGCTTCACCGAGCGCACCGCCAACCTGCAGCGCGCGAGCGCGACGTCCGGCGACCCGGAGGTCGGGTACGTGCAGTCCGGCGCGCTGACCGGCGGCTACCCGACGTACCTCGGCCGGAACAACGCCAACCAGGCCACGCTGCAGGACGGCATCCCCGGCATTACGAACCTCTATCTGTTCCAGCCGGTCGCCGCGCAGTGGTACGGCCCGTGCGTGGACGGCGCGTTCGACCCGACCGTCGTCGCGCACGAGTACGCGCACGCCGTGACCGAACGGCTGGCCGCCGGCCCCGACCTCGGGCTGTCCGCGCCGAACGCGCAGGGGCTCGGCGAGTCCTGGTCGGACCTGATCGCCGCCGAGTATCTGCTCGCGCACGGCGAGACCGGCCGCGGCGAGGCCCGCGCGACCGCGATCGGCGGGTACGTCGCGGGCAACCCCAAGCGCGGGATCCGCAACTACCCCGTCGGGTCCAGCCCGCTGAACTTCGGCAACCTCGGCTACGACCTCGCCGGCCCCGACGCGGCCGCCGACGGCGAGATCTGGTCCGCCGCGAACTGGGACGTCCGCGCCGCCCTGATCGCCAAGTACGACAAGGCGTTCCCCGTCGCCAACGCCGAACTGCAGCAGGCGTGCGCCGCCGGCGAGCGCCCCACCGCCCAGTGCCCGGGCAACCGGCGCTGGCTGCAGCTGGTTTTCGACTCGTTGCTGCTCCTGCAGCCCGACTCCGGCATGCCGACGGCGCGGGACGCGCTGCTCGCCGCCGACCGGCTGCGCTTCGGCGGCGCCAACCAGGCCGAGATCTGGCAGGCGTTCGCGCACCGCGGGCTGGGTATCGCGGCCACGCTGACGCCGCTCGGCGCCGCGCGTCCGGACTTCACCACGCCGTTCGGCGCCGAGGGCACGCTGCTCGTCAAGGCGGTCGAGGCCTCCTCGGGCCGTCCGCTGGCCGCCGCGATCCGCATCGGCCGCTACCAGGCCGGTACGTCGCCGGTGACGACCACCGACGCGCGGGCGGGCGTTCCACGCCATCTGCACTTCGTGCCGGGGACGTACGACCTCACCTGGTCGGCGCAGGGATACGGCATGGGCCGCGCGCGGGTCACGATCGTCGCCGGCCGGACGTCGTGGCTGACGCTGCACCTGTCCCGCAACGTCGCCTCCGCGACGAACGGCGCTCGCGCCGCCGCCGAGGAGCCGAGCGCGGCTGGGCTGATCGACGACTCCGAGGCGTCGGCCTGGTCGGTGACCGGCCGGACGCCGGACGCGATCGGTGCGGCAGCGACCATCGACCTGGCCGGGTCCGCGCCGCAGGCCGTGCGGTCGGTACGGGTGAGCGCGCTCCCCCGTTCGATCGCCGGAACGCCCAGCGCTGACGGCGGCATGCGCTTCGCCAGCCTGCGCAGCTTCGCGCTCGAGGCGTGCAGCGTGGCGTGCGGTACCGACGCCGGTTGGCGGCGCTTCTACACCTCGCCGGCCGACGCGTTCCCGGCCGGGCGGCCGCGACCAGTGACGCCGGACCTGGTGTTCCGCGAGTTCGACGTCCCGGACGTGTCGGCGACCCAGCTGCGTCTGGTCGTGCTCTCGACCCAGTGCACCGGGGCGCCGGCGTACGTCTCCGAACAAGACACCGACCCGCTGTCGACCTCGGACTGCCGGGCCTCGGCGACGGTGCAGGACGCGACCGTCGCCGAGCTCATGGCGTACGGCACCGACCCGGCATCGCGCCGGCCCAGCACCGCGTTCGACGTCTGGGAGTGATCATGAAGGGAAATTGGTCGTATACGACGGGTACGCCTTCATGATCACGTACATGATCACGGGGCTCAGGCGGGCGGGAGCGGCGTCCAGGACGGGTCGGCGTTGACGGTCCGGGTGCGCTTCAGCTCGAAGAAGCCCTCGGTGTTGGCGACCAGCAGGACGCCGTCCCAGAGCTTGCCCGCCGCCTCGCCCCGCGGGACGGGCGTCACGACCGGGCCGAAGAACGCCGAGCCGTTGACGCTGATCACCGGCGTACCCACGTCGGTGCCGACCTGGTCCATGCCCTCGTCGTGGCTCTTCCGCAGCGCCTCGTCCCACTCGTCCGTCTCGACGGCGGCGGCGAGGGACCGGTCGAAGCCGGCGGCCTCGAGCGCGTCCTCGTACGTCGCCTGCTCGCGCGGCTTCTTGTCCAGGTGGAACGCCGTTCCGAACGCCGTGTAGAGCCTCAGCAGCGCGTCCGAGCGGTCCTCGCCTGCCTTCTCCGCCTCGGCGGCCGCGGCCATGATCGCCCGCACCGCGCCATGCTGCCTACCGTCGTTGAGGTAGGCGAGGCTCATCACGTGCCAGCGCGGCGTCACGGGCCGGACCCGTTCGACCTCCAGCATCCATCGGGACGTGATCCACGCCCATGGGCAACCCGGGTCGAACCAGAAATCGGCTACCTGACGGTCGTCCGACATTGTCGCTCCTCCATACGTACGTGCCCTCACGTCTGACCCCTACCTCCAGCGCAACTCGGCGAACCCTTCCGGGCATTCCTCCGGCGTCCGGAACTGACCGTGCGAGGATGGACTAATGCCAGGAAGCAACCTCACCCGCGCCGAGGCTGCGGAGCGAGCCCGTCTGATCTCCGTCGACGGATACGACGTCGAGCTCGACCTCACCAGCGCCCCTGACAAGTCGTACGCGACGTACCCGTCCACCACGGTCGTCCGCTTCCGCTGCACCGAGCCGGGCGGGGGGACGTTCGCCGATCTCGTCGCGCCGAACGTCCGCGAGCTCACGCTCAACGGGCGGCAGCTGGACCCGGCGCAGGCCTACGACGGAACGCGCATCCAGCTCTCCGGGCTGGAGGAGACGAACGAGCTCCGGGTCGTCGCCGACGCCGCGTACATGACGACCGGCGAGGGCATCCACCGCTTCGTCGACCCGGTCGACGGTTTGACCTACCTGTACTCGCAGTTCGAGGTCCCCGATGCCCGCCGCGTCTACACGACGTTCGAGCAGCCCGACCTCAAGGGCACGTTCCAGCTCACCGTGACCGCGCCGGAGGACTGGCAGATCGTCTCGAACTCCGCCACGCCCGCGCCGACTTCGCTCGGCGACGGCGTCGCGCGCTGGGAGTTCGAGCCGACGGTGCGCGTCTCGACGTACATCACCGCGCTCGTCGCCGGCCCGTACCACGGCGTCCACGGCACGGTGCAGGCCCGCAACGGCGAGATCCCACTCGGCGTCTACTGCCGGCAGTCGATCGCCGCGCACCTCGACGCGGACGAGATCCTCGACGTCACGCGGCGCGGTTTCGCCTTCTACGAGGAGCTTTTCGACTACCCGTACCCGTTCGCGAAGTACGACCAGCTGTTCGTGCCCGAGTACAACATGGGCGCGATGGAGAACGCCGGCTGCGTGACGATCCGCGACGAGTACGTGTTCCGCAGCCGGATGACCGACGCGGCGTACGAGGTGCGCGCGACGACGATCCTGCACGAGCTCGCGCACATGTGGTTCGGCGATCTGGTCACGATGCGTTGGTGGGACGACCTGTGGCTGAACGAGTCGTTCGCCACGTACGCGAGCACGCTCTGCCAGGCCGAGGCGACGCGGTGGACGAACTCGTGGACGACGTTCGCGAACACCGACAAGGTGTGGGCGTACCGGCAGGACCAGCTGCCGACCACGCACCCGATCTCGGCGGACATCGGCGACCTCGAGGACGTCGAGACGAACTTCGACGGCATCACGTACGCCAAGGGCGCGAGTGTGCTCAAGCAGCTCGTCGCATGGGTCGGTCGCGAGGAGTTCTTCGCGGGACTGCGGCACTACTTCAAGACCTACGAGTGGGGGAACGCCTCGCTCGCGGACCTGCGCGAGTGCCTGGAGGCGACGAGCGGGCGCGACCTCGACGCGTGGAGCCGGGAGTGGCTCGAGACGGCGGGCGTGAGCACGATGTCGGCCGAGTTCGAGGTCGGCTCCGACGGGCGGTTCACCTCGTTCTTCGTCCGGCAGACCGCGGTCCCCGAGTACCCGACGCTTCGCTCGCACCGGTTGGCGATCGGGCTCTACTCGCTGACCTCCGACGGGCTGGTGCGGCAGTCGCGGGTCGAACGGGACGTGGTCGGCGAGCGCACCGCTGTGCCTGAGCTGATCGGTGCCGCGCAGCCGGATCTGCTGCTGCTGAACGACGACGACCTCGCGTTCACGAAGATCCGTCTGGACGCGCGTTCGCTCGACACCTTGGTGTCGCACATCGGGTCGCTGGACAACTCCCTCGCGCGGTCCCTGTGCTGGATGTCGGCGTGGGACGCCTGTCGCGACGCCGAGCTGGCGGGTCGCGACTACGTCCAGCTGGTGCTGAACGGTGTCGCCGCGGAGCCCGACATCAACACCGTGCAGATGCTGGTGCGGACGGCGAACTTCGCGTCGAAGCTCTACAGCGCTCCGGCGCGTCGGGACGAGGCTTTGGCCTTGTGGGCTTCGGGATTGCGGAGTCTGGCGGAGTCTGCTGAGCCTGGTTCGGACAAGCAGCTGACGTTCGTGCGGATGTTCGCGGCGTCGGCTCAGTCGTCCGAGGACGCCGCGTTCTTGGCCGGTCTGCTGGACGGATCGGTGACGTTGCCGGAACTCGCGGTCGACGCCGAGGTGCGGTGGCTGCTGGTGCAGGAGCTGGCGCGGCTCGGTGCGATCGGCACGGTCGAGATCGACGCCGAGCTGTCGCGGGACGGGACGATCCGCGGCCAGGAAGAGGCGGCCGCGGCTCGGGCCGCTCGTCCTTCCGGTGACGCGAAGGAGCAAGCCTGGGTTGACGCCGTCGAGCGCGACGACGTCCCGAACCAGACGCAGGCCAAGACGATCCGCGGGTTCTGGCAGTTCGGGCAGGAGTCGTTGCTGGCTCCGTACGTGGACCGCTACCTCGAGGCAGCGACCTGGGTGTGGGAGCGGAAGACGACGGAGATGGCGACGAACTTCCTCGTGGGCTTGTTCCCGCGGGCGTTGCCGACGCCGGAGGCCGCCGCGAAGGTGCGCACGTGGCTGGAGACGCACCAGCCCTCGGGCGCGGTGCGGCGACTGGTGTCGGAGGGTCTGGCGGACCTGGAACGTACGTTGAAGGCGCAGGAGCGCGACGCTCAGAGCTGAACGAGTGCGGCCGTGACGTGAGCGCTCACGGTGTGGTCGAGGTCCTCGGGCCAGGGAATGCCCTGCGCTTCGAGGGCCTCGCGGCCCGCCGTACGAAACGCCTCGGCGGTGGCGAGCATCGCCGGCACGAGAGACTCCCGGGTCGCGTCGAGCGGCGGGAGTGACTCCATCAGCGCTCGCTGGGCGGGTGTGAGCTTCGAGCTCCACTGCTTCACGCCGGTCGCGGGCAGGGGTTGGTTGGCGTTGACGAACAGCTCGTGCAGCATCTGCCGCGTGCCCTGGACGCCAACGACGCCGAGGAGATAGTCCTTCCGGACGAGGTTGACCGGGACGAAGATCGCCAGCAGCCGGAAGAACTCCTCGACGATCCACTCCATGCGCTCGCGGTCGGGCAGCTTGGGCGGCTCTGGGTCGGGGAGGTCCTCGTGCAGGCCGTCGCGGTCGAGGACGACGAGCCTGGTGCGGAACGGGGTCGTCGTTCTCGCGGTGGTCACCGTCTCGACGACGACGTCGAGGCGTTCGCAGTCCCTGGTCAGGGAGTAGAAGCTGCCGGGCGCGAACGTGAGCGGTCTGGCGATCAGCGTCGGGGTGATGGTCGCGAGCCACTCGCGCCAGTTCTCGGCGAACCCGTCGCGGTCGTCGTCGGCCACCGCGAGCAGGACGTCGAGATCGGAGCCGGCGTCGGCGTCTCCTCTGGCGAGCGAGCCGGAGAGCCAGAGCGCGCGGATCCGTTCGTCGTGCTCCACCACGGTGAGCAGCCGGTCGAACAGGGTGCGGTAGCCCTCGGGCAGCGGGGCGAGGGCTCGTTCGACCGCTTCCGGGCGCACTACGGCGTGTCGGTGTGGACCGTCGTCGGGCGGCGGGCGTGCTCGGCGAGCTGCAGAACGCCGGACGTCGTACCGCCGACCAGGTCGCCGACGGCGAACGCGGACTGCATGGTCAGCGCGACCAGGGCGCAGTCGTCGTCGCTCAGCACGCGGCGTGCCTCGGTGCCGGTGACGATCTCCAGGCGGTTCGCGCCGGGGTCGATGAACACGAGCACCGCGCGGTCGCTGTCAGGCAGCCCGGCGTGCAGGGTCTCGGCGTACGGGCGAGTCTCCTCGTCCGCGCCGCTGATGTGCACGGTGAACGGGTAGCCGCAGAGCTCGGTCGCGGTGCGTACGGCATGCGCGATGTCGCCG is part of the Tenggerimyces flavus genome and encodes:
- a CDS encoding beta-N-acetylhexosaminidase translates to MTDRYETLVPKPNEARAAAGEFELGPDTVLVADDLAAADAVRLLLTTLRLPLRPASQAARNAVTVRIDRTVGGPETFQLKVTTDGVTIVGADLDGVWHATQVLKQLLPDDAWRAVGRRGTAWRVPAGEVADSPALWWRGGMLDVSRHFFPKRTLLRYVDLLAMHRMNHLHLHLTDDQGWRIESRLHPEVHEQGSHRPYTQAGRDRSAGRNDGTPHGGFYTLDDLSEVTTYAAERGVTIVPEIDLPGHSSALLASHPEFGIGDHQVLTGWGISSGVLKPTPPTFEFVAELVGELVEAIPTGYVHLGGDECVMKDWATDPEVTAYLAEVGLSQHEELHGHFLRALGGRLTELGTRMVVWDEAFVTGGLLEDSIVMAWRGDGVARRAAAAGYDVVRAPVFPTYLNYDQSDSPDEPLSQGGPILLSEVAEWEPLPSEWSEAERAHVLGGQFQAWSEYIPNERHLDYLMFPRASVLADVVWRGGPAVDLRLDAHLGRLAAAGVEFRPFEGSHPWQRGGTGDRRRQTGSTMDAERAHHEEISVVADVVTTTGAH
- a CDS encoding beta-ketoacyl-ACP synthase III, whose amino-acid sequence is MPGSRIVALGHYQPARVLTNEELAQMVETSDEWIQSRVGIKTRRIADDETVADMAAAAAGKALANSELSPSDIDLVVVATLTAEDRCPNVAARVAETLGIKAVAAYDLNTACSGFVYALATVDHAIQAGVARNALVIGAERLSKFVDWTDRSTCVLLGDGAGAAVVSASDEPAISPVLWGSVPEMGHTITIDGEPQVFKQEGQAVFRWATTELPKLARAACEKAGISPSELAAFVPHQANLRIIEPLAKKLGAENAIVARDVVDSGNTSAASVPLALAKLVERREVPSGAPVLLLGFGGGVTYAGLVIRCP
- a CDS encoding AraC family ligand binding domain-containing protein, which encodes MTRVEHFTSSDKALTWFRRGDQDLRLADALDHTSDAKMSVGFVHHGAGESNEWIVAYDEALIVTKGRFTVHTKDGDYTAGPGEIIYLYAGTELTYHAEHEATEVVYVTYPHWLRATEQAAHAAKLDEYQPVTDNG
- a CDS encoding TetR/AcrR family transcriptional regulator; amino-acid sequence: MPEREGNRKPFQLTGSGSPERADAARNRAKILAAAASVYAERGVDGLALDQVAAVAGVGVGTVYRRFADRGQLAQGLMDAHEQAFQASFMTGPPPLGPGAPAGDRLRAFLHAFVDRLSTQADLLVVAETATPTARYESGAYRLHHVHVVALLDELRPGADTHYLADALLAQVAAAQFVRQHRDEGLSVERIKSGLDDLLTALTRVP
- a CDS encoding aldo/keto reductase — encoded protein: MDTRTLGSGLEVSAIGLGCMGISQSYGPNPGDRQQMISFLRTAVDRGVTFFDTAEAYGPFRNEELVGEALAPVRDEVVIATKFGFQYADGKQDGVNSRPEHIEQAVEGSLRRLGVDTIDLLYQHRVDPDVPIEEVAGTVKRLIEQGKVRHFGMSEAAAATIRRAHAVQPVTAVQSEYSIWWRRPEVDVLATLEELGIGFVPFSPLGKGFLTGTVSDATPFSDGDIRTRIPRFTPEARKANQALLDLLGTIAARLGVTNAQLALAWVLAQKPWIVPIPGTRRLERLDENLGAAAVELTADDLAEIDRVAAAVDVQGGRYPDHLEAMTNL
- a CDS encoding helix-turn-helix transcriptional regulator, with product MDNRAEVREFLSTRRARLTPELAGVPVYGAGKRRVPGLRREEVALLAGVSVDYYARLEKGNLGGVSESVLDAIARALQLNEAEREHLYDLARAAQAPASRPRRRAAQVRPSILRILDALTTAVAVVRSRRLDVLAANRLGRAMYSSMFDNPANGANLARFTFLDPRATDFFPDWDLSANNTVALLRTEAGRDPHDRALTDLVRELVTRSDVFRTLWAAHNVRLHRTGIKQFHHPVVGDLELSFEALALPADPGLTLTIYTAAAGSPTEDALSLLGSWSTTIDEPAQQSRT